From the Kiloniellales bacterium genome, one window contains:
- a CDS encoding LysR family transcriptional regulator: MDWDKLRIFHAVAEAGSFTHAGEVLNLSQSAVSRQISALEESLKVALFHRHARGLILTEQGELLYRTAHEVFGKLAMVEAQLTESKDRPSGPLKVTTTVALGSTWLSPRMTEFIEIFPEIELHLILTDAELDLSMREADIAIRLSPPRQGDLIQRHLFTTHMHLYAASAYLKRFGMPKTPADIDGHRIVVYGEDARPPVPGVNWLMQLGRGNNDLRAPTLTINNVYAILRVVQSGGGLGALPEFMAQGFPDLVPVLPEMEGPQIDAYFVYPEELRHSKRIAVFRDFLLREVAEAKF, encoded by the coding sequence ATGGACTGGGACAAGCTGAGGATCTTCCACGCCGTTGCGGAGGCCGGCAGCTTCACCCATGCCGGGGAGGTCCTGAACCTTAGCCAGTCGGCGGTCAGCCGCCAGATTTCTGCGCTCGAGGAGAGCCTCAAGGTGGCGCTCTTCCACCGCCACGCCCGCGGCCTGATCCTGACCGAGCAGGGCGAGCTGCTCTACCGCACCGCGCACGAGGTCTTCGGCAAGCTGGCCATGGTCGAGGCCCAGCTCACCGAGAGCAAGGACCGGCCGAGCGGCCCGCTGAAGGTCACGACCACCGTGGCCCTGGGCTCGACCTGGCTGTCGCCGCGGATGACCGAGTTCATCGAGATCTTCCCGGAGATCGAGCTGCATCTGATCCTGACCGACGCCGAGCTCGACCTCTCGATGCGCGAGGCCGACATCGCGATCCGCCTGTCGCCGCCCCGCCAGGGCGACCTGATCCAGCGCCACCTCTTCACCACCCACATGCACCTCTACGCCGCCTCGGCCTACCTGAAGCGCTTCGGGATGCCCAAGACCCCGGCCGACATCGACGGCCACCGCATCGTCGTCTACGGCGAGGACGCCCGGCCGCCGGTGCCCGGCGTCAACTGGCTGATGCAGCTGGGCCGTGGCAACAACGACCTGCGGGCGCCGACCCTGACGATCAACAACGTCTATGCCATCCTGCGGGTGGTCCAGAGCGGCGGCGGCCTGGGCGCCCTGCCGGAGTTCATGGCCCAGGGCTTCCCCGATTTGGTGCCCGTGCTGCCGGAGATGGAAGGCCCACAGATCGACGCCTATTTCGTCTATCCGGAGGAGCTGCGCCATTCCAAGCGGATCGCGGTGTTCCGGGACTTCCTGCTGCGCGAGGTGGCTGAAGCGAAATTCTGA
- a CDS encoding elongation factor G, giving the protein MTTKPVSGPRCAALVGTYTSGKTTLMEALLHHAGAIGRKGTVREGNTVGDSSVEARERQMSVEFNVAHCDYLGEPWTLLDCPGSIELAQESYNALMGADVAVVVADPEESRALTLAPLFKFLDDHDIPHMLFINKMDKATSRIRDVLSALQSVSSKPLVLRQVPIREGDQISGFVDLASERAYKYKENATSDLVQMPDAVKDRESEARQEMLESLADFDDTLLEQLLEDVVPPSEEIYGQLTKDLQDDLIVPVLLGAAEPGNGITRLWKALRHETPEASKTAERLGIPLGGEGFTATVIKTFYQAHTGKLSLARIWDGALAEGTAIAGERPSGLFRLMGGHSEKVSQAGVGDVVGLGRMEDLQIGDLVTAKGRNPDSGMAWPAPMKPVFSMAVAPVNRQDDVKLTSGIGRLIEEDPSLVLEHNPDTHQMLLWGQGEIHLRVAAERLKSKSHVEVTLSPPLTAYKETIRRSIKQHSRFKRQSGGHGQFGDVHVEIKPLPRGSGFEFSDSIVGGSVPKQYIPSVETGVKEYLGSGPLGFPVVDVAVNLYDGQYHSVDSSDQAFKTAGRLAMSEGMPQCDPVLLEPIFLVKISVPSDFTSRVHGLISGRRGQILGFDGKQGWQGWDVVQAHMPQSEIHDLIVELRSLTLGVGTYEFAFDHLQELIGKLADRVISERQSDQAAH; this is encoded by the coding sequence ATGACCACGAAGCCGGTCTCGGGACCACGCTGCGCCGCGCTCGTCGGCACCTACACCAGCGGCAAGACGACCCTGATGGAGGCGCTGCTCCACCATGCTGGCGCCATCGGCCGCAAGGGCACGGTGCGCGAAGGCAACACCGTCGGCGATTCCAGCGTCGAGGCCCGCGAGCGGCAGATGTCGGTCGAGTTCAACGTGGCGCACTGCGACTACCTGGGCGAGCCCTGGACCCTGCTCGATTGCCCGGGCTCGATCGAGCTGGCGCAGGAGTCCTACAACGCCCTGATGGGCGCCGACGTCGCCGTGGTGGTCGCCGACCCCGAGGAGAGCCGTGCCCTGACCCTGGCGCCGCTGTTCAAGTTCCTGGACGACCACGACATCCCGCACATGCTGTTCATCAACAAGATGGACAAGGCGACCTCCCGGATCCGCGACGTTCTCTCGGCGCTGCAGAGCGTGTCCTCCAAGCCCCTGGTGCTGCGCCAGGTGCCGATCCGCGAGGGCGACCAGATCAGCGGCTTCGTCGACCTGGCGAGCGAGCGGGCCTACAAGTACAAGGAGAACGCCACCTCCGACCTGGTCCAGATGCCGGACGCCGTGAAGGACCGCGAGTCCGAGGCCCGGCAGGAGATGCTGGAATCCCTCGCCGACTTCGACGACACCCTGCTCGAGCAGCTGCTGGAGGACGTGGTCCCGCCTAGCGAAGAGATCTATGGCCAGTTGACCAAGGACCTGCAGGACGACCTGATCGTCCCGGTCCTGCTCGGCGCGGCCGAGCCCGGCAACGGCATCACGCGGCTCTGGAAGGCCCTGCGCCACGAGACGCCCGAGGCGAGCAAGACCGCCGAGCGCCTCGGCATACCGCTGGGCGGCGAGGGGTTCACCGCGACCGTGATTAAGACCTTCTACCAGGCTCACACCGGCAAGCTCAGCCTGGCCCGGATCTGGGACGGCGCGCTCGCCGAGGGGACCGCGATCGCCGGCGAGCGGCCCTCGGGGCTGTTCCGGCTGATGGGCGGGCACAGCGAGAAGGTGAGCCAGGCGGGTGTCGGCGACGTGGTCGGGCTCGGCCGGATGGAGGACCTGCAGATCGGCGACCTCGTGACCGCCAAGGGCCGCAATCCGGACTCGGGCATGGCCTGGCCGGCACCGATGAAGCCGGTCTTCTCCATGGCCGTCGCGCCGGTCAACCGGCAGGACGACGTCAAGCTGACCAGCGGCATCGGCCGCCTGATCGAAGAGGACCCCTCTCTGGTCCTCGAGCACAACCCGGACACCCACCAGATGCTGCTCTGGGGGCAGGGCGAGATCCACCTGCGGGTGGCCGCCGAGCGGCTGAAGAGCAAGTCCCACGTCGAGGTCACCCTCTCGCCGCCCTTGACCGCCTACAAGGAGACCATCCGCAGGAGCATCAAGCAGCATTCCCGCTTCAAGCGGCAGTCGGGCGGGCACGGCCAGTTCGGCGACGTTCACGTCGAGATCAAGCCGCTGCCGCGGGGCAGCGGCTTCGAGTTCAGCGATTCCATCGTCGGCGGCAGCGTGCCCAAGCAGTACATCCCCTCGGTCGAGACCGGGGTGAAGGAGTACCTCGGCAGCGGGCCGCTCGGCTTCCCGGTGGTCGACGTCGCGGTCAACCTCTACGACGGCCAGTACCACTCGGTGGACAGCTCCGACCAGGCCTTCAAGACCGCCGGCCGCCTGGCGATGTCCGAGGGCATGCCGCAGTGCGACCCGGTGCTGCTGGAGCCGATCTTCCTGGTCAAGATCTCGGTGCCCAGCGACTTCACCTCGCGGGTCCACGGCCTAATCAGCGGACGGCGCGGGCAGATCCTCGGCTTCGACGGCAAGCAGGGCTGGCAGGGCTGGGACGTCGTGCAGGCTCACATGCCGCAGTCCGAGATCCACGACCTCATCGTCGAGCTGCGCTCGCTCACCCTCGGCGTCGGAACCTACGAGTTCGCCTTCGACCATCTCCAGGAACTGATCGGCAAGCTGGCGGACAGGGTGATCTCCGAACGCCAGAGCGATCAAGCGGCCCACTGA
- a CDS encoding GtrA family protein: MKQTLGEMFRFGVVGAAATVVHAGMVVFLVEVLGLEPVWANVLAFLTALPVSYLGNFHWTFAAEGHHGRRLPRFVFTQAFGFTSSQTIMFVVVEVLRLHYGIALAIVVTTVPLMSYILSRKWVFSAAAPGKPADL; encoded by the coding sequence ATGAAGCAGACTCTTGGAGAGATGTTCCGCTTCGGCGTCGTCGGCGCCGCCGCCACGGTCGTCCATGCCGGCATGGTGGTGTTCCTCGTCGAGGTTCTGGGCCTGGAGCCGGTCTGGGCGAACGTGCTCGCCTTCCTGACGGCGCTGCCCGTGTCCTATCTCGGAAACTTCCACTGGACCTTCGCGGCCGAGGGGCATCACGGCCGCCGCCTGCCCCGCTTCGTCTTCACCCAGGCTTTCGGCTTCACGAGCAGCCAGACCATCATGTTCGTCGTGGTCGAGGTCCTGAGGCTGCACTACGGCATCGCGCTGGCCATTGTCGTCACGACCGTGCCCCTGATGTCCTATATCCTGAGCCGGAAATGGGTGTTCTCCGCCGCTGCCCCCGGGAAGCCCGCGGACCTTTGA
- a CDS encoding class I SAM-dependent methyltransferase, with product MDIQACQRMAELEDEHWWFVARRGLIAQRLSQELDLPPSAKILDAGCGTGGNLALLSRFGQVFGFEPNDEARSLALRKGKFDLRSGWLPDAIPFELGRFDLVVALDVLEHIDDDRASLKELWNQLRPGGHLFVTVPAYQFLWSHHDEVHHHKRRYTRGQLAALMTESGFDLSRVTYFNTFLFPAVATLRFANSILGRKGSDDAMPSPRLNALLRRVFESEAHLLPFVSLPFGVSLMALARKRN from the coding sequence ATGGACATCCAAGCCTGCCAGCGAATGGCGGAACTCGAAGATGAGCACTGGTGGTTCGTTGCCCGGCGCGGATTGATCGCCCAACGCCTGTCTCAAGAGCTCGACTTGCCCCCGTCTGCGAAGATCCTCGATGCCGGCTGCGGCACCGGCGGCAATCTCGCGCTGCTCAGCCGCTTTGGCCAGGTCTTCGGATTTGAGCCGAACGACGAGGCTAGAAGTCTTGCGCTGCGCAAGGGAAAGTTCGACCTCCGGTCGGGATGGCTGCCTGACGCAATACCCTTTGAACTCGGCCGCTTCGATCTGGTCGTGGCCTTGGATGTCTTGGAGCACATCGATGATGACCGTGCTAGCCTGAAGGAGCTTTGGAACCAGCTGAGGCCCGGAGGCCACCTCTTCGTCACGGTTCCCGCTTACCAGTTTCTTTGGAGCCATCACGACGAGGTTCATCATCACAAGCGCCGATACACTCGAGGACAACTCGCGGCATTGATGACGGAATCCGGCTTTGATCTTTCCCGTGTGACCTACTTCAACACGTTCCTTTTCCCTGCCGTCGCCACGCTGAGGTTTGCCAACTCGATTCTCGGTCGCAAGGGGTCGGACGACGCCATGCCCTCCCCTCGATTGAACGCTCTCCTGCGTCGAGTTTTCGAGTCCGAAGCCCACCTCCTGCCCTTCGTGTCCTTGCCCTTCGGCGTGTCATTGATGGCCTTGGCCCGGAAGCGGAACTGA
- a CDS encoding glycosyltransferase family 2 protein codes for MRAEPVRLSIVVPMYNEEEGLDSFFDRIEPIAARIVDPLGAAYEIICIDDGSRDDTVRTLLRHRKRNPAIKILRLSRNFGKETALSAGLDHAQGAAIVPMDADLQDPPEILPKLFAKWLEGYDVVYAVRQSRTSDTLAKRLTAGWFYRIYNRLADVSIPYNTGDYRLIDRRVAEALARLPERNRFMKGLFTWVGFRQTGISYEREERAFGSSKWRYWKLWNFALDGITASSTLPLRIWSYLGLVVSLLAFGYATFLIVRTLVIGIDVPGYASLMVVVLMLGGLNLIGLGVIGEYLGRTYIEVKQRPLYLVSESHGFAENSSEIEEWTSKPASEWRNSKMSTGGSLPGAD; via the coding sequence ATGAGGGCGGAGCCGGTGAGACTTTCAATCGTTGTACCGATGTACAATGAGGAAGAGGGCCTGGACAGCTTCTTCGACCGGATCGAGCCGATTGCGGCACGCATTGTCGATCCGCTGGGCGCCGCCTATGAGATCATCTGCATAGACGACGGCAGCCGGGATGATACGGTCCGCACCCTGCTGCGGCACCGCAAACGAAACCCGGCCATCAAGATCCTCCGCCTTTCGAGGAATTTCGGCAAGGAAACCGCTCTCTCCGCCGGCCTCGACCACGCCCAGGGCGCGGCGATTGTGCCCATGGACGCGGACCTGCAGGACCCACCGGAAATCCTGCCGAAGCTCTTCGCCAAATGGCTGGAGGGCTATGACGTCGTCTATGCGGTCAGGCAGTCGCGCACAAGCGACACCCTGGCCAAGCGGCTGACGGCCGGTTGGTTCTATAGGATCTACAACCGGCTCGCCGACGTGAGCATCCCCTACAACACCGGTGACTACCGGCTGATCGACCGCCGCGTGGCCGAGGCCTTAGCCCGTCTGCCGGAGCGCAACCGCTTCATGAAGGGCCTGTTCACCTGGGTCGGTTTCCGACAGACCGGAATCAGCTACGAGCGCGAGGAGCGGGCTTTCGGTTCGTCCAAATGGCGCTATTGGAAGCTGTGGAACTTCGCGTTGGACGGCATAACCGCCTCCAGCACCCTGCCGCTTCGAATTTGGAGCTATCTCGGCCTCGTCGTGTCGCTCCTTGCCTTCGGATACGCCACCTTCCTCATCGTCAGAACCCTGGTGATCGGCATCGACGTCCCCGGCTACGCCTCGCTCATGGTCGTCGTCCTGATGCTGGGTGGCCTGAACCTGATCGGCTTGGGTGTGATCGGCGAATACCTCGGCCGGACCTACATCGAGGTCAAGCAACGCCCCCTCTACCTGGTCAGCGAAAGCCACGGCTTTGCTGAGAACTCCAGCGAGATTGAGGAATGGACATCCAAGCCTGCCAGCGAATGGCGGAACTCGAAGATGAGCACTGGTGGTTCGTTGCCCGGCGCGGATTGA
- the msrP gene encoding protein-methionine-sulfoxide reductase catalytic subunit MsrP → MLIRIKRGWELPESAATPEEVFRNRRRIIKAAAAGPIVIGASGLLAACGEDEQVAAEAASETGGAVSSAQAAETDPSAGLYPFQRNLRYKIVGEPTPEEIATTYNNYYEFGSSKNIWRKAQALPIRPWTVAIDGLVEKPFEIGIDDLLAKMPLQERLYRHRCVEAWSMAVPWSGFPLKSLVELAKPLAAAKYVKLVSFHNPEVASGQSAPWYPWPYVEGVTIEEATHDLAFLVTGMYGKPGPKQNGAPLRIALPWKYGFKSSKGLVRFEFTDKRPVSFWEEIQPKEYGFWANVNPEVSHPRWSQAMETDIATQQKVPTVLYNGYGEEVASLYEGLEGEKLFM, encoded by the coding sequence ATGCTCATCAGGATCAAGCGTGGCTGGGAGCTGCCCGAGAGCGCAGCGACCCCCGAGGAGGTCTTCCGCAACCGTCGGCGGATCATCAAGGCGGCGGCGGCCGGGCCGATCGTAATCGGCGCCAGCGGTCTCTTGGCGGCCTGCGGGGAGGACGAGCAGGTCGCGGCCGAGGCGGCTTCTGAGACGGGCGGTGCGGTTTCGAGCGCCCAGGCGGCCGAGACCGATCCTTCGGCGGGCCTTTATCCCTTCCAGCGCAACCTCCGCTACAAGATCGTCGGCGAGCCGACTCCCGAGGAGATCGCCACCACCTACAACAACTACTACGAGTTCGGCTCCTCCAAGAACATCTGGCGCAAGGCCCAGGCCCTGCCGATCCGGCCCTGGACGGTGGCCATCGACGGCCTGGTCGAAAAGCCCTTCGAGATCGGCATCGACGACCTGCTGGCCAAGATGCCGCTGCAGGAGCGGCTCTACCGGCACCGCTGCGTTGAAGCCTGGTCCATGGCCGTGCCCTGGAGCGGCTTCCCGCTCAAATCCCTGGTCGAGCTGGCCAAGCCCCTGGCGGCGGCCAAGTACGTCAAGCTGGTCAGCTTCCACAACCCGGAGGTCGCCAGCGGCCAGAGCGCGCCCTGGTATCCCTGGCCCTACGTCGAGGGCGTCACCATCGAGGAGGCGACGCACGACCTGGCCTTCCTGGTCACCGGCATGTACGGCAAGCCCGGGCCGAAACAGAACGGCGCCCCCCTGCGCATCGCGCTGCCCTGGAAGTACGGCTTCAAGTCGTCCAAGGGCCTGGTCCGCTTCGAGTTCACCGACAAGCGCCCGGTCAGCTTCTGGGAGGAGATCCAGCCCAAGGAGTACGGGTTCTGGGCCAACGTGAACCCGGAGGTCTCCCACCCGCGCTGGAGCCAGGCCATGGAGACCGACATCGCGACCCAGCAGAAGGTCCCGACCGTGCTCTACAACGGCTACGGCGAAGAGGTCGCGAGCCTCTACGAAGGCCTGGAGGGCGAGAAGCTCTTCATGTGA
- a CDS encoding Dps family protein has translation MSIPIDTGIPADSRENIAEGLSKVLADSYTLYLKTHNFHWNVTGPMFQTLHIMFEEQYTELATAVDEVAERIRALGAYAPGSYAAYARLSAVEESENVPKAEDMIRELVKGHETVAKTARSVFPAAEEGSDEVTADLLTQRMTVHEKTAWMLRSLLE, from the coding sequence ATGAGCATTCCGATCGATACCGGTATCCCGGCCGACAGCCGCGAGAACATTGCGGAGGGTCTGTCCAAGGTCCTGGCGGACAGCTACACACTGTATCTCAAGACGCACAACTTCCATTGGAACGTCACCGGGCCGATGTTTCAGACCCTGCACATTATGTTCGAGGAGCAGTACACGGAACTTGCCACCGCGGTTGACGAGGTCGCCGAGCGGATCCGGGCCCTGGGCGCCTACGCGCCGGGCAGCTATGCCGCCTACGCCAGGCTCAGCGCGGTCGAGGAGTCGGAAAACGTGCCCAAGGCCGAGGACATGATCCGCGAGCTGGTCAAGGGCCATGAGACCGTCGCCAAGACCGCCCGCTCGGTCTTCCCGGCTGCCGAGGAGGGCAGCGACGAGGTCACCGCCGACCTGCTGACCCAGCGCATGACCGTGCACGAGAAGACCGCCTGGATGCTGCGCAGCCTGCTCGAGTAG
- a CDS encoding glycosyltransferase family 2 protein, whose protein sequence is MSQSSTLNILEADIAVVVPCYNEEAAIAKVVEDFRDALPGAEIYVYDNNSTDRTGEAAAAAGAIVRREPLAGKGNVVRRMFADVEADIYIMVDGDDTYDAGAAPAMVDRLIEEQLDLVNGQRVTSIKKAYRPGHRFGNLLLTGLVAAIFGKRIDDMLSGYKVMSRRFVKSIPLLSSGFEIETELAVHALELRMPIAEMPVAYKDRPEGSESKLNTIKDGVRILRTILQLVKEERPLSFFTACGVLLAATALGLSLPVFLEYFETGLVPRLPTAVLSTGIMLLGFLSFACGLILDTVTRGRREARRMNYLNQPVFQPRVHKLLEKRLAG, encoded by the coding sequence GTGTCCCAGTCTAGTACATTGAATATACTAGAGGCCGACATCGCCGTGGTGGTGCCTTGCTACAACGAGGAAGCCGCGATCGCCAAGGTGGTCGAGGACTTCCGGGATGCCTTGCCGGGCGCCGAGATCTACGTCTACGACAACAACTCCACGGACCGCACCGGCGAGGCCGCCGCGGCGGCCGGCGCGATCGTCAGGCGCGAGCCGCTGGCGGGCAAGGGCAACGTGGTGCGACGGATGTTCGCGGACGTCGAGGCGGACATCTACATCATGGTCGACGGCGACGACACCTACGACGCCGGCGCGGCGCCGGCCATGGTGGACCGGCTGATCGAGGAACAGCTAGACCTCGTCAACGGCCAGCGCGTGACCAGCATCAAGAAGGCCTATCGGCCCGGGCATCGTTTCGGCAACCTGCTGCTGACCGGCCTGGTCGCGGCGATATTCGGAAAGCGGATCGACGACATGCTCTCCGGCTACAAGGTCATGTCGCGGCGTTTCGTGAAGTCGATCCCCCTGCTGAGCTCCGGCTTCGAGATCGAGACCGAACTGGCCGTGCACGCCCTGGAGCTGCGCATGCCCATCGCCGAGATGCCGGTTGCCTACAAGGACCGGCCCGAGGGCTCCGAGAGCAAGCTCAACACCATCAAGGACGGAGTCAGGATCCTCCGGACGATCCTGCAGCTCGTCAAGGAAGAGCGCCCGCTCAGCTTCTTCACCGCCTGCGGGGTTCTGCTGGCGGCGACGGCCTTGGGGCTTTCCCTGCCGGTCTTCCTCGAGTATTTCGAGACCGGTCTCGTCCCGCGCCTGCCGACGGCCGTGCTCTCGACCGGAATCATGCTCCTGGGCTTCCTGAGCTTCGCCTGCGGCCTGATTCTCGACACCGTGACCCGGGGCCGGCGCGAAGCCAGGCGGATGAACTACCTCAATCAGCCGGTGTTCCAGCCCCGCGTCCACAAGCTGCTGGAAAAGCGCCTGGCCGGCTAG
- a CDS encoding hydratase: protein MNSDDPGRGGERKEISDHARMAAELLKQARQTGRALEDGLPEQLRPATLDEGYEVQAALLRAWGAVPRGYKIGCTSELAQRALGVAEPFAGRALERGLLESPAVFAPADYIFHFLEPEFAFRLRAALPPRSEPYGRDEVAAAVDLAYPAIEVVTSSYGAAWSEVGAVQLVADNAAHALLVLGPGSAAWRELDLAAQRVELRIDGDIATEGQGANALGHPLEALTWLANDRARRGGGLLAGEVVSTGVVTGLRDLQPGQRALADFGPLGSVELQAVA, encoded by the coding sequence ATGAACTCGGACGACCCGGGGCGTGGTGGGGAGCGGAAAGAGATCAGCGACCACGCCCGGATGGCGGCCGAGCTTCTGAAGCAGGCCAGACAGACCGGCCGGGCCCTCGAAGACGGCCTGCCGGAACAGCTGCGGCCTGCGACCCTGGACGAGGGCTACGAGGTGCAGGCGGCCCTGCTTCGGGCCTGGGGCGCGGTGCCGCGGGGCTACAAGATCGGCTGCACCAGCGAGCTGGCACAGCGGGCCCTGGGGGTCGCCGAGCCCTTCGCCGGACGGGCCTTGGAGCGCGGTCTGTTGGAGAGCCCGGCGGTCTTCGCCCCGGCGGACTACATCTTTCACTTCCTGGAGCCCGAGTTCGCCTTTCGTCTCCGCGCAGCCCTGCCGCCGCGCTCCGAGCCCTACGGACGGGACGAGGTCGCGGCGGCCGTCGACCTGGCCTACCCGGCGATCGAGGTGGTCACCAGCAGCTACGGGGCGGCCTGGTCGGAGGTCGGCGCGGTCCAGCTGGTGGCCGACAACGCGGCTCACGCCCTGCTTGTCCTCGGCCCGGGCAGCGCCGCTTGGCGCGAGCTCGACCTTGCCGCCCAGCGGGTCGAGCTGCGCATCGACGGTGACATAGCGACCGAAGGGCAGGGCGCCAACGCTCTGGGCCATCCCCTGGAGGCGCTGACCTGGCTCGCCAACGACCGGGCCCGGCGCGGCGGCGGGCTGCTGGCCGGGGAGGTCGTCAGCACCGGCGTTGTGACCGGGCTCCGGGATCTGCAACCCGGGCAGAGGGCGCTGGCCGACTTCGGCCCGCTCGGAAGCGTGGAGCTGCAGGCCGTGGCATGA